ATTACACCTGGTTGGCTGAATACAGGGATTCGGAGAAAATGTGGATATAGTGGGTCGACTAtaagttatacttggattttcgACTGGGCCAAGGGTCAGAGCCCCTAACCCCTAACactattcaagggtcaactgtataataccacattttctttatccattcattcaccgaggggcacttaggttgtttccatatcttggctattgaaaataatgctgtaacaaacatgggagtgcatatatcttttcgaattaatgttttcattttcttcagatatatatccaggagtgtagttcctggatcacatggtagttctattttcagttttttgaggaatcttaatactgttttccttagtggttgcaccaatttacattcccaccaatagtgcacaaggattcccttttctccacatccttgccaatacttgttatttcttgtctttttgataatagccattctaacaggtgtgaggtaatatctcactgtgcttttgttttgcatttccataatgattagtgatattgaggatcttttcatatacctgttagccatctgtatgtcctctttggaaatatgtctattcagatcctctgcccattttttaatccgatttattttttgctattgagttgtatgagttctttatatattttggatattaaccccttatcagatatataacttgcaaatattttctcccattcagtaggctgacttttcattttgttgataatttcctttgctgtgcagaagcttttagtttaatgtagtcctatttacttatctttgcttttgttgcctttgcttttggagtcagatccaaaaacTGATCACCTACACTGATGTCAAGGAACTTAgggcctgttttcttctaggagttttatggtttcaggtcttaacatattcttctgcatgtggctgtccaattttcccagcaccatttattgaagagactgtcctttccccattgtatattcttggctcctttgtaaATTAATTGctcatatatgcatgggtttatttctgggctctctattctgttccactgacctatgtgtctgtttttatgccaataccgtACTGTttcattactatagctttgtaacacagtttgaaatcaggaagtgtgatgcctccagctttgctctttcttaagattgctttggctatttggggtcttctatGGTTCCACACAGCTTTTAGGACTGTtagttctatttctgtgaaaaatgccattggaatatcttctgttttgctttttatttcccagactaaaattctgatttctttaatttgttctttttgtctCAAAGATTCAATTACCATGATAATGTAGATcttttttcatgatttaaaaaaaaaaatcatcaccattaTTCTGTCTATTATTCGATCTGTCTTACTGTATCCATCCATATCCTTTCATCCATTTATCAGCATGGAAATGAACACATGGTTTCTTGGGATACGTGGACTTTTATGGAGACACTATGACGTTTATGGATACATGTATGGTGTATACCTGTATATAACACaggtaaaatattttctgctatatTACTAATTCTCTTTTTGATAAAGTACAGCATTTTAGACTTTTTGACCAAAGCTGCCTACTTGAGAACAGTCCATAATGATTCTCAGTTATAACTGAAGTTACACATGTACAGTTTACAGGAGCGATACAAGTTGGATAGTCCACACACTAACTATGGCACCGTGAACTGATTTGCAACATTTCTGTCAActcatatgattttcttttctttgtccttaagaCTCAGTTCTCATTTGCTTGAAAACCACAGAAACAATTATATTGTGCCTACTTATATATTTCTTccataacatttataaaaacagactGATCCCAGAATCAATCTTTAGGGGTCTTTCACCAATTTTATTTCTCTACTCAGCTGGGGCAGAGTTCAGACATGAAGGTTAGCACTTAACTTTTGCCAGCAGGCTTAAAGGCCAAACCCTGTTGGACTACATGTCTACCCACACTTCCACCTTTCTCCTACCAAGATCATACAggaagataaggaaataaaaccTGACttactttataataattattcTGTGAGTAGGCCAAATCCTCTTTTGGAGGGATGTACTGGGACTTGGTCAAGCAAATAAAAGCAAGCAGTATAAATAACTCTATTTTCTGAATTGGGTTTTGAGAACTACAGAGTACAACCTGACAACTTCCTGTATGTTGTCACTGTGGTATGGTGAACGTTGAAGTTCTTGAAAGCCAGCAGCCTCCTGCATGTGTCTCAATTCTTAAGACCTTGAGTGCTGTGTGGCTTCTGCAGTGCCTTAGTCACTTAGTGATACAGTGGCAGTTATTCCAAGGTCATGCAGCAGAAAATGCTGGCACATCTAAAGAAGGGTACGCCTCTGAAAAGTACTGAGAATCTGATGGTTTGGGTTGTTGGCCTAACCCTGCCATTCACTGACTGACctttgggaaggaaagaaactaacatttattatgtgGCTAATGTGTGTATATCAGTCacaatgcattttatttaatccttctgtcatatttttttactcagaaaatgaaataagttgcttttttaaaagccACTGCCAAGAAGTAGAGGAACCATGCAAAACCATGGCTGTCTGACCCTGAggtccatgcttttttttttatgctcTTTCTATTTCAGCAAATACCTCTATGTAACTCACTTCACTTCTCCGACTTGTAATCGTATCTGTGAAACAGGGATGCTTACTTTGTGGATCAATTAAGTGTTTTGAATGATCTAGTGACATAGCCTCCCCCAAGACCATCAGATAGCTCTAGTTGTTCTTAATGTCAAGCCACAAACTAGCTCAATTGATCTGGTAGCATACAGCTTATAGCAGTGTGAGACTACTGTTTGATGATTCCCTTGTTTTGAACACTATAATTCTACTAATGTAGCTCAAGAAAACATTGTCAGTTTTTCCCCAGTCCCATTATACTATTTAACTCAGCTTACAGTcaactaaaacattttttttcaataaatgctgctgTTAGGCCATAATTTGCCCATCTTatgtttgttttgcctttttagaGGAAGTCTCACTTccttcttattaaatatttaaaagaaacagatataTTTCTATGCCAATGCTCAGGGCTCTAAGAAGAATTAGGATTTCATTCCTGCCCCTAGGAGtttccactgtatatatgggACACAGACAAATGAACAGGATAAATACTTGAATGTAAGACAAGGGGGAAAAACATTTTGTAGGAAAGAATGAAGATGGATTTAGACTGGCATGTTCATAATTACAAACAATTTAATTGTGATCTGGATTTGTAGGAAGTAGAATGACTGTTTAGAGGACAGTTTCATATACAACTAAGTGTTACttggtttcattattttctcataGAAACTATCATAGTGTCAAAGAAGTTAGAGTCAGAAAATCACAGGGAAGTGGCACTGCATTTCTGCTAGTATATAGGTTACTTACTGTACCCAAACTGTACACTGAAAAGACAAACTCATGTTTCGTTGCTAAACCATACCTAATATCTCAAAAATTGCTGCTCAGGAAATAACCATCCTGTCTGCTACTGATGCTTAATTCTAACTTATACGAAGCATTTCTTCTTTGCACATCgtcctttaaaaggaaaattcttATCCTTCACAGCCTGAATGAGCTTTCTACCATAAAGAtgagttgtttttctttagaattgAGAAAGAGATGATAGTATCTTTACTATGGTTGTTGTTTAGgtgatttaaaaagttttcaCTTCTACTGTGGTCTAGGGTTGAAATAGGCTGAGGTAGAAAGATCATGAAGATACTACAGCGAAGATTCAGTAAGAATCtgcagaaaaaaggaagaatagagggaagaaaaaaataaaagtgttgatGGGTTGTACCAATAAATTATGGCTAAGTGCATAGTCTTCCAAACTCCTCTAATTTTAAGTGATACCTCAGATACACTGATTTAATACTAAAGGTTGTTAGTACATAAAGTTATATGTTAGTACATAAAGACAATTCAACTCTTACCTTACAGGAAACAACTGAGGAAAACATCCTTGTGTTTTAGTGTCAACAAATTTCTGGATCTGAAGGACTTGTTTTAAAAGATGTCCCTTGgaagatttgtcaatttttgtCAATACCATCTgtaggaaaacaaatatttaagcattagaaataaagtacaggtgacccttgaacaacatgggcttGAATTACaaaggtccacttatatgcagattttttcaatagtaaatactacaataTTACATGATCTGTGGTTGATTAAATCCACAGGTGTGGAACTGCAAATATGGAGGAACCCCCAATAGGGAGGGGTGACTGTAAGCTACACTTGGATTTGTGACTGAAAGGAGGGTTGGCGCCCCTAACTCCCacactgttcaagggtcaactgttaTTTCTTACTCTacagttttatacattttagttaCAAATTTCAGTAACGACTAGGTGACCTAtgcaagtttcttaatctctctgtacttgtttccttatctataaaataaaagcaatacctCCTAAAGGAGTtgctgagaagattaaatgattaATGTATGCAATATATAAAGCATACACTATATATGTTTGCTGTTTCCGATGCTTTAACTACATAGGGCCATAATATCTTTGATTCAAGACCAGTGAAAAGCACCCTGGAGCCATGTTTTCAATTGCCATATGCCAAATGTTTCATACGATCACTATATATCTTATGGTCTAAGATACAGAAGTGAATATTATTAGGTTGATCCATATAAAACTGCCAACTTATAATCATTTTTGAACTACATAATTGTTCTGccttatatgtaaaatttaaaggaaaaattagaaatcagtCTAGTTGTAGGTTGTAGCCACTAGAGTTATATTCCAAGCTATATCGATATATAGTTATATTCCAAGTAAGCCTAGATTCTACTAGGTTCAACAGTAAATACTTTGAATAATTTACTTACTCAATGACAATGATCAATACATACTAGAGGAAGGTCAATGCATGGATGATTACaaaatcaattaaaaagtaaaagcttgagggcttccctggtagcgcagtggttgagagtccgcctgccgatgcaggggacatgggtttgtgccccggtctgggaagatcccacatgccgcggagcggctaggcccgtgagccatggccactgagcctgtgtgtccagagcctgtgctccgcaacgggagaggccacaacagtgagaggcccacgtaccgcaaaaaaaaaaaaaaaaagtaaaagcttgATGTATCTGTCAGAGGTTTTCCTAGGgaatttctataaaattaaatttcctgACTAATCATTTATGcttttcagttataaaaaaattaatgattgtaaatcaactatacttcaattaaaaaaatattaatggcaGAAGGAGTGAGAAGCAGAAAGTGAAAGTCTTTTTTCATAAaggcaaatatttaaaaggagACATAATTTCTCTATCACAActtcttttccaaagaagaaaggtTAATATTTCCTTAAAGTTAAAACGGAGAAAAATATATGATTCCACAAAATGGTATCTATGATATCAAATTAGGAGTACTATCACTGTCATTTAATATAACCGGTTGCATAATatttgggcttctttttttttttttttttttttactacgtAGACTATGTTTATCAATCCTTTGGCTCCTCATAACCATAAATTATCTCTAATGTTTCACAGGGCTTTTGCAAACCCCAAGAATTCCATAACCTCAAGAATACTGAAAAGTTTCTGACTGGTAACatggtttgatttgcattaaACTCCAAAACCACTATATTTTAGTggttttctgacatttttttgaAACCAAATTATAGTCAGTGGGCTCTTTTCCTTAGAGAGGAACTTTAAGACTGCCATTTTATCTGGAAAAcctacaaagcaaaataaatgtggATACCAACCTACCAATCTGTATTCTATTCTAGGGTAAACAACAGTAAGAGCTGGTAAGATATTCtcaaaagaaattttgttttccttaagaaTATAAACATCCTACTTATGTGTGCCGAAGCTTACTATATTCTTGTGATGTTCTTAAATTCCAGATTAGTTTAGCAAATTTTTCAGTTGCAGTTTTGTTTACATTCTGATAAGTACTATCTGCCAACCTGCTGATAAGGAGCTACAAATGAGtcttagcaaatatttatattgtcatttaaaaaaaacccaaaaaacaaagaaatgcacTTAGGAACACTAAACGAACAGTTTAGAAAACTTTTACTTTGActataattttgaaaacttaaaagctAGGACaaggaaaagggaataaaagtaCCACAgaacttattttaatattaatggcTGATAATTGAAAAGATTGTTTAAAAGGTACTCCTTTATCTTTTGAGGAGGCAAGACCTACTCTTTCATTAAAAAGATGTACACATGtgcacatgcgcacacacacatagacacacagggAACTTGTATTTCTAATTGCAACTATGATTCAAAAGAAATACTTACCACATAAGGTAATGCAAATTCTTCACACATTTCTATGGCAATGTTGTCTGTTTTTTGAATTCCAACAACACTATCCACTAACAAAAATGTTCTCATCAAACTATAAGAATGCAGAAAAGAAGATTAACGGCAATATAAAATATACTCATTCATTTCTTTCCCCCAACCTTCACTATACTAAGAAATTTTACTTTGAATAATTatcaattcaaaattttaaaacttctttaagCAAAAGGAATTCTCAATTCACTATGAAGTCCATCCTACAGTCCAACAGGTCTCAATGTTTACATTCAGTaactaaattaatattaatttatttcaataGCATATATTGAACATAAGATAATCTGCCTAGAActggatacaaagatgaatgagcCCCTTCCTCTAAGAGCTTGAACTCTAGtgggagaaagaaacaggaacCCAATTAACTATAAGTTACCATAAGAAtgtctaaattttcaaatattactttAAGACTAACAGATAACAGAAACCAAAcgttatatttttcattttcttttgcaagtattttatcTTAGTTTCTATGTAAAGCTACAACAAGCAAGATACTTGTAAAcacttttttattcttcaaaaggttaacattaatttttctatatCTTGTGCAATGCTTGAAACATAGACCTGCTACTTGACTACCTATGGAGATAAAAAAAGGTAGTATTTACAGAGGCTATGATGTCAGAAGTATTTTAAGGATAATCAGAATTTACTGAAGTTTATTTAAATCTGGTAAATACCACATTAaccaacatttttcatttttaaaaacagccagCTTAGAGTTTGGTATAAAAATAAAGTCTGCTGAATTACTATTGATAGTCTCAATTTAGGAAAACAATTGAAATTAAGTTTAAGCTAACTTACAGGAAAAAACTAAGCAGGCAGTATATACCTTGCTCCTAAATACTGTATGGTAGAATATTAAGGGAATAAAGTGGACTTTCTAAAAAAGTCATTTGATAAAACTCAAGTGTTCATCATGTGTAGAATGTCCTAGTCATGAGAACTTTGGGGGGGTTCAACATAacaattataagaaaaatgtttttcttacttCTTTCGTTCTTTTAGATAGGTTTCTACCATGTCAACAAAATCTTCAGGTGCTCTATAGCCATAACCTGGCATGTCCAccaatgtaaaatattttccaactttgaaaaaattcattttctttgtgtGGCCCTgataaagtaaatggaaaaataaaagctttcttAAAATATGTCCTTTATATATTTCAtgactcaaaatattttctgttcaaTTAACAATTACTTATTAAAAGCATAAAAGTATTCTGTATATAACCCTATGCTGATGATGATAcaggaaaagaagacagaagacaAGTGGCTGGAGATAAGCTTAGATGATACTACTACTTCCCTccaattcattttttaaggagAATCTATATGATTTAAGAACTTTAGATTCCATATTAGAAATAACGTaggcaaaatattttcaagtctttCCTACTTCATTAGCTCCCTCTCTGTGAAAAAGTTATACTGTTCTAAATAGTACGACTGCATTAGTCAATATTCTCTGATGAACAATATAACTCCactttaaagaagaatgaattatGGCACGGATAGGTTAAATTAAATGCCTACTATCAGTCATACAAGTTTGCATAACACCTAGATGCAAAGCCTGATAGTTTATTATGCCTAGACTATAACTTTcctaaaatcaagatgttttGCATGTTTTATTAGGTGGGTTTAGTGGTTtcattaagcattttttaaaaagcatgtacAACTGTAAAATGTGCAACTAAAACTGATGTAAAGATGATAAAAAGTGGTTTATTCATGTGGTTTCGTGTCCACGGACATTAttaatcagaaaaggaaagattaacacaaataactttaaaagtcaATTGTTTAGAACTTAGAAGAATTATTTTCAGAGGAAAGATTTTATAAATGATGCTTAGGTTCCCAGGCAGCTTAAGTGTCTAcctataggaaaataattttagaattacaGATTAAGAATGTCAAGAATACATTTCTTCCATTGTCCTCTCCCAGCAGAAAGGGAACAACCCTACCTAGAAGTGAGAGTTTAGCTGGGGTATTTGGTgaggcagggcaggagggagtAAAGCTAGGAGGGTTAACAAATGACTACAATTGTCAGGGATCGTATCAGGGAATCAACCATAGGAAAAACTGCGGAGCAAGAGAGGACCAGTGAAGCCTCAGGGAAGGGTTCCAGTGCAAGGCAACAGGGGCAGTGAGCACTGGGTTGGTGTGAACATTTTGCCAAGGATAGATAATAAGGTGAGGAAAACTGAGGTGAGTTTTGAGGAGAGGATATCTTAAATATTGGTAGAGTCTGCATTAttgagaaggaagcagaggaaatgagaaaatgacaGAAAGCTACTACAGCAGGCTGGCTGGGATATTAGGCACAAAATTTGGCCCTGGGTAACTGGGAATTGCCTGATGGGTGTATATATTTAAGTTAGCAAGGTATAAAAGAttacaggaggaaaaaataatacactttaaagctgttttctttaaaatcaaagtAGAAGCAGATGATCATTCTCAAAGAAGCAAATATAGAATGACACTAGAACAACTCTTTGGAAAAGACTGGACCAAGGAAGATTTCCCCAAGATACTGGCAAGACTACTAAAACAACTCCAGATACACTTccttttcttcagagaaatacaCAGGCATTAATGAAATGTCTTACATTAGTACTTGTGTGAAAGAAATCACTTTTCTAGGAACTTAGCAATGATGGTTTCTTCTACCCCCTCAACATTTATTATTCATCTTAGTCAATTCAGAGATagttagatatattttaaattttaacataccGGTTTTTTGGAGACTCTAACTTCAACCTCTGGGGCAAGTGAAAATAAAGCCTTTATTAGAGAGGATTTTCCAACATTGCTTCTGCCTATAAAACACACCTTATACAAGCAAAAAGAAGATAATTGAGtactagtttatatatatatattactatataatgTATTAGCTGCAAAAATCTGTGAATACTACTCAGTCTTGCCTAACCATAAAAAGTGGCTTATAGTTAGTCAAACCTCAAATTCTAATAGACAGCTACTATCTACTAAATGATTTCAATGTGGCAGGTACTGTTTTAAAAGCActtaacatattttcttatttactttttacaaTATCTCCATGAGACTGATAATATTcgtatcctcattttacaggtgataaAACTAGAGGtagagagaggttaaataactggcCCAAAATTATACAGCCAGAAAGTGAAGAAACTGGAATCTGAACTCAGGGCATCTACATCCAGAACCTGTGATTTTAATTACACTATGCCACTCAAGAATATCTGCAACATTTATTAAGAATTCCATATTTataaggctttctttttttttttcggtacgcgggcctctcactgttgtggcctctcccgtcgcggagcagaggctccggacgcgcaggcttagcggccatggctcacgggcccagccgctccgcggcatatgggatcttcccggactggggcacgaacccgcgtcccctgcatcggcaggcggactctcaaccactgcgccaccagggaagaccctacaaAGCTTTTTTGAAGTTACAAACTAGACGCGTTTCAACAGAACTGGCTCTGTGTTTGGAACCCCATTTCCCCACAAAGTCTCAAAGTACACCATAGCACCATTATAATTACTCCTTTCTCTTGACCTTTCTTGTTCCAATTAAGCTTTTCTCCTTTAGTCTGAATGTAGAAAGcaacaaaatatttctaatattaacGATTAATACACATGGCTCGTCTTTTTAATACAGTATTGAAGAGGGTACATTTCCAGTCAGTGCTTCTAAATGAGGGCGGTACCGCCCCCTGGGGTGTTTTAGAAATTTGTAAGGGCATTTTTGGTTATCAATAGGATTGGGTGGCATTTAGTGGGCAGGGGCCAGCAATGCtacacattttgcaaaactggGGTCAGTCCTTCAGAATGAATTGACTTGGGTCCTGCAAAAATTTCAAATGCTCTCCCAGATTAAATCCAATGATAATATACAGataataaaactgaattaaaaagcCAATTACACAAAAAGTCCAgtaatttagaaaattgaaaatcgATGCTATCTCAAAATCATTAAGTGATTTATGTACTCTTAAATTACTACAGCAGTTCTAAATATATTAGCAGAAAAGTTTCAGTGCAGTGGTACCGTTATCACAAGTATGTAAGGAGGTCAGAGCCTTCATTTACCAGACAGAACAAAATAGTAAACTGCAGGACATGAATAAAATGCACACTCACTGTATTTCActtaagttgttttttaaaatgttatacattATTGCcatctatatataaatttttttttgccacgaTAGGAAATTTAGATTGGGTGAAAATTACGTACTGATAAG
This Phocoena sinus isolate mPhoSin1 chromosome 4, mPhoSin1.pri, whole genome shotgun sequence DNA region includes the following protein-coding sequences:
- the GTPBP8 gene encoding GTP-binding protein 8 isoform X4 — its product is MTSRGRRASSRLPRGTASSTSAPPCVSTTPRTSAARSREYMPRQIRQSEEYEKYRSFTNEVILIKVEVRVSKKPGHTKKMNFFKVGKYFTLVDMPGYGYRAPEDFVDMVETYLKERKNLMRTFLLVDSVVGIQKTDNIAIEMCEEFALPYVMVLTKIDKSSKGHLLKQVLQIQKFVDTKTQGCFPQLFPVRFLLNLRCSIFMIFLPQPISTLDHSRSENFLNHLNNNHSKDTIISFSILKKNNSSLW
- the GTPBP8 gene encoding GTP-binding protein 8 isoform X2, translated to MAVRRLWFDVGWLFAMGAELGSGRRAYCTSQAFAEVLRLPSKQLTKLVFPLQELERHFVPGSRPDLHLKIFNPSLDDIARAESVFTASSRNRIEYLSSAVRLDHAPDLRRPEVCFIGRSNVGKSSLIKALFSLAPEVEVRVSKKPGHTKKMNFFKVGKYFTLVDMPGYGYRAPEDFVDMVETYLKERKNLMRTFLLVDSVVGIQKTDNIAIEMCEEFALPYVMVLTKIDKSSKGHLLKQVLQIQKFVDTKTQGCFPQLFPVRFLLNLRCSIFMIFLPQPISTLDHSRSENFLNHLNNNHSKDTIISFSILKKNNSSLW
- the GTPBP8 gene encoding GTP-binding protein 8 isoform X3; amino-acid sequence: MAVRRLWFDVGWLFAMGAELGSGRRAYCTSQAFAEVLRLPSKQLTKLVFPLQELERHFVPGSRPDLHLKIFNPSLDDIARAESVFTASSRNRIEYLSSAVRLDHAPDLRRPEVCFIGRSNVGKSSLIKALFSLAPEVEVRVSKKPGHTKKMNFFKVGKYFTLVDMPGYGYRAPEDFVDMVETYLKERKNLMRTFLLVDSVVGIQKTDNIAIEMCEEFALPYVMVLTKIDKSSKGHLLKQVLQIQKFVDTKTQGCFPQLFPVSAVTYSGIHLLRCFIANITGNLKTNGFQFS